The following are from one region of the Vulpes vulpes isolate BD-2025 chromosome 14, VulVul3, whole genome shotgun sequence genome:
- the ZCCHC3 gene encoding zinc finger CCHC domain-containing protein 3 gives MATGGGAEEERKRGRPQLLPPARPAARGEEAEGGREKMGWAQVVKNLAEKKGEFRESRPPRREEEGGSGVGGGLGGPAGLAAPGLGDFPPAGRGDPKGRRRDPAGEAADPRKKKGAAEAGRRKKAEAAAMAGPARPGAAEDAAERPAQDEQAVAAGPAAGPGKGRFLVRICFQGDEGACPTRDFVVGALILRSIGMDPSDIYAVIQIPGSREFDVSFRSAEKLALFLRVYEEKREQEDCWENFVVLGRSKSSLKTLFILFRNETVDVEDIVTWLKRHCDVLAVPVKVTDRFGIWTGEYKCEIELRQGEGGVRHLPGAFFLGAERGYSWYKGQPKTCFKCGSRTHMSGSCTQDRCFRCGEEGHLSPYCRKGIVCNLCGKRGHAFAQCPKAVHNSVAAQLTGVAGH, from the coding sequence ATGGCCACCGGCGGCGGCGCGGAAGAGGAGAGGAAGCGGGGGCGGCCGCAGCTCCTGCCCCCCGCGCGGCCCGCGGCCCGCGGCGAGGAGGCCGAGGGCGGCCGCGAGAAGATGGGCTGGGCCCAGGTGGTGAAGAACCTGGCCGAGAAGAAAGGCGAGTTCCGCGAGTCGCGGCCGCCGAggcgggaggaggagggcggCAGCGGCGTGGGCGGCGGGCTCGGCGGCCCCGCGGGCCTGGCGGCGCCGGGCCTCGGCGACTTCCCCCCGGCCGGCCGCGGGGACCCGAAGGGTCGGCGGAGAGACCCGGCCGGCGAGGCGGCGGACCCCCGCAAAAAGAAGGGTGCAGCCGAGGCGGGCCGGAGGAAGAAGGCCGAGGCGGCGGCCATGGCGGGCCCGGCCAGGCCTGGCGCGGCCGAGGACGCGGCCGAGCGGCCCGCTCAGGACGAGCAGGCAGTGGCAGCGGGCCCCGCGGCGGGCCCGGGCAAGGGCCGCTTCCTCGTGCGCATCTGTTTCCAGGGAGACGAGGGCGCCTGCCCCACGCGGGACTTCGTAGTAGGCGCGCTCATCCTGCGCTCCATCGGCATGGACCCGAGCGACATCTACGCAGTCATCCAGATCCCGGGCAGCCGCGAGTTCGACGTGAGCTTCCGCTCGGCGGAAAAGCTGGCCCTGTTTCTCCGCGTCTACGAGGAGAAGCGCGAGCAGGAGGACTGCTGGGAGAACTTTGTGGTGCTGGGGCGGAGCAAGTCCAGCTTGAAGACGCTCTTCATCCTCTTCCGGAACGAGACGGTGGACGTGGAGGATATCGTGACCTGGCTCAAGCGCCACTGCGATGTGCTGGCCGTGCCGGTGAAAGTGACCGACAGGTTTGGGATCTGGACCGGGGAGTACAAGTGTGAGATCGAGCTGCGCCAGGGGGAGGGCGGGGTTAGGCACCTGCCGGGGGCCTTCTTCCTGGGGGCCGAGAGGGGCTACAGCTGGTACAAGGGTCAGCCTAAGACGTGCTTTAAATGTGGTTCCCGGACCCACATGAGCGGCAGCTGCACGCAGGACAGGTGCTTCAGGTGCggggaggaggggcacctgagccCTTACTGCCGGAAGGGCATCGTGTGTAATCTCTGTGGAAAGCGAGGACACGCCTTTGCCCAGTGTCCCAAAGCAGTTCACAATTCCGTGGCAGCTCAGCTAACTGGGGTGGCTGGGCACTGA